The Diabrotica undecimpunctata isolate CICGRU unplaced genomic scaffold, icDiaUnde3 ctg00003262.1, whole genome shotgun sequence sequence TCACTCAAATACACTTTTTTGGAGTCGTAAATGCTATAATGATTCAACCTGCCCCAAAATAAAGCAATATGTTGCTGAATCTGAGTACTCAAATCAGAAGTTAATTGACGTTGTTTCGAATAATGGTTTCTTCTTTTGTCGACAGGAGCAATTCCGAAAGTTTTTAGTGAGGTTCGAATGTGGATCGAGTGACACCACGCATTGCAGTAAAGGCACTACTGCAGACAGATATTTCTTCTATTATGTTTTTCCTCTTTACTCGTACTCTGTAGCGTAAATTTGTCGTTTCCGTCGTCTTACAACTGACAATACAGCAATCCAGCCAGCTAAATAAATGTTTTGAGCATCTATTGATCTTAGTTGAGTGCGTTAAGTATATTTTGCCTCTCTTGAGCAAGTAGTGTTTTCAAAAAACTTCAATCTTCTACACTTACAATCATCTCCTAACTAGTGAGACTGCAACCTCAACTTTTTTATTTGCAGTTTGGctaattttcttttgttttttggtttttttttaatagatcCTCACACAAATACTCTTTACTCGAACTCATCTCGACATAAACTGCCGCGAAAAGAACCAAATACTTATGGAGGATTGTCACGCCTGGTTAACCGCCGAAGCTATGTTTACCAGTACCGCGTGGACAACGCTTTGTTTTTTAATCAGTATTTTCTAATGCTTTGTTATTTGGACACCGTTCagcggtcgccatgttgccggcagtcGTTTAGAGTCATCGCGTGTgtttaagctgttaggccgtttatcaatttcgatagcttcacgaatgattctcgattttaaggagcggatgggagcgatggtttttgctttttcgaaatctgtttttgtggcctgtctgaatatgatattgggctagggctgaagtagtatcgaaATGTTTGACAGATACAGAATGTTTGTAAATACGGATATGGATTCGTCAGTTTTATCTGTtctatgtatgtacgtgggcaactggaaccaggtatctcgtagacaccatggtacTCATTGCATGGATTCGGTCTTTTACGGATCCGACAAGATGGGACAATTTGGAaagagtagtgaagatggtttttgGATGGAAAGTGGTttagtgatatatatatatatatatatatatatataatatatatatatatattatatatatatagcacGCATAATTAGTGGCGAAAAGAATAGTATGAGGTTGTTCTGCTAACAGAGAGAGACCGAATATAGTATGAGATTAGTACCGACATACGAGCTTGTTTTTAACACCCATTAGGTTGAGTTCTACCGAAGCTTTAAGTAAAATTATTCatcagatatttttaaaattgtttctaaaTATATTGTTTTAACAGTGCGATATCTACTTTTATTGCAATATATTTTCAGCAGCATTTCGCCGCAACAGTGAGATAAgtgattttgttaaaaattttagtaCAATTTTTCACAAAAGTACTGGTAACTAATCTAAATCTCTTTACATTCATTGCGATAGCTAAACGATTCGAAAAACCCAACTGATCACGGTTATGAGTTATTTCACTTATTATTTGATAGACagaagttatatttaaaaaataaatgctgtATGATAAGAAAGTTATGAATAGTTATTCCTTTAGCAAAATACATTTTGCGCGTTTTCTCAGTACATCGAAAATTACGATATCCAACTGTTCCTGTATCAATGTATTGTAgaggataaaaatattttatagtacCGCTTCCGCAGTTTTTGCTGCAGTGCATATTTTTTCAAGTGTTCCAGCAAAAATGGACCGAACTCCtataaatattccaaagcacctatatattttccattatttttactaaaaactCTTATTTTTCATCAGAAACGATAAACAGCATGAAGAAATAACTTTGGTTGACTCTACCACTAGTGGCGGATCAAGCATTTTTGTCGGGTTTTGTAGATcgttgcacctttacgattgatatgatttgttgtaaaataattattttaagcgatacactaaaccaatgagaagttattaaaacccaaataccccacgggtgcaaagaagggtacaacattcAGGGGtcttaaattaaacaaaaaaaaaaaaaattaaacccacATACTGGTTGATGACAGTATGAAAATTAtacttattaaaatataaatactgaaaaaccaaggactgtcaatttaaactaggtattttaaagacaattaatttaaactcacctatcctatggctacaaaatcaagaaaaaaaccaaggataaataagtataaattaatgttaagtaatttaaatgcaatacctaactcaatgtaagtgtaaacattaatgaatgtattaaacattcctaataaactctattttaTCGTTGGATATCAGATATTAATTGGtgaaaacattcatttattccttattgctataggGAGTGAAAACATGGACTCTCgaaattacaagtatgaggcgtatagatacttttgaaatgtgtgtttttcgaaggatgctgaagatttcgtggacagagcccgtgaccaacaacgaggtgctgagaagaatgaggactaagagagaactcctaaatattgtaaacaacacaaaaaaacgagttatctaggacatatataACTTCCTACGACTCAGAAtggaaggaaaagtagaaggaaaaagagatctaggaagaagaaaatgctcctggctgaagaatgtaagagactggacaggcatggacacacattcgatactaagaccagctcaagatagagagtaATTTGCTGTAGTTgtagccacccttccgtaatgaagaaggaaccttaagaagaagtgtaaacagcattttatttgaattaatttATTGGACCaaaaccataatataatttaagaatagttatttctataatgagacatattaggctacaagtgagtgaaatatttttttactcggtattgaaatttttctcacgattATTATTATCTCACGATGTATTGTTAGATTGCTATCACTAGAttactattttatttgtattcactaacgtattagacagagctaatgcaacaacaatattcactttgatacctatttattaatattatagataaattataaaatgtaccaCACAGTCTCAACAAATATAATACAtcttcaaattacaaacaaccaattcgtagacaaaattgaagataagaaatacctaatacaaaataaaaatgtgctgattttcttgcgaaaagtcatgtcatgtacattgaatgagcaataatgcgTGAGCGGTAATTCTATCTTATCGATAATCGAACTATTTCTCTgtcactcaaatgacgaattgacaaaatttgaaaatccctaactctgaattcgtggaaGTCGGAGTAGTGTTAGTCAAGGTATTACTGTATtaagaattgttgattttttttttaaagagcaatgtaaaaaggcttccgcataattctacacttacccctagaataaatgagtttgaatcattcatcaaggttttaaattattttttttttttaattattgagtgatatttatttttgtttgggAGGGGCCATGACCCCGTGATCCCCGCTTGGATCCGCTACTGGCTACCACACGTTTAAGTACTTTCCTtcaatatttttctatttaatatttgtttttccaGTTCAATGGATGTCAATCTTCCCCTTTGTCATTAGCGTTGTTTGCTTGGAAAATAATTTACAGACGGAACAGTACAAGTATAAGCCAACCaatctcttttaattttttcccGCTATTAATTGTTGTGAAGAAGTCAATAGTTAATTTTATTGTGATTTATTTTGACTCTACATGAAATGAATAGGAGATGATTGGAAAGATCCATTTATTGATTTTCGTggattttttatataatactctCGTATGGCTTATGAAAAGTATTCTGGCCATAATGCAATATAGTTTACAAAAATCTTATTTTAGTTTCATCATTACTGTGACaagattttaaatttatattttctccTTTTGTTTTATCTTCACAATCAAAATTGATTGATTATTTGCTGGTTTTTTGCAGAATGGTTTCGGACACGTCTGTGTCTGGAGATGAAATTTGTGAAAATAATGGCAATTTTTGTAATTGTTCTTAAGCCCTTCCTGTCGTTCTGAACGTCCAATCCTTTACTAATCTTGTGGCCTTACAAAAAGCCACAAGTCTCTTTAAGTCCAAATCCTTCACTTGGCTCGGTTGCATAAAGATCGAACCCAGGATCTGCCACCTATGGTAGTCCAGTGCCGGGCATTTCTAGAAGACATGTGAGCAGGTTTCCTTCTCCTCATTACAAAGACGGCACCGTGGGTTATCCGCCGATCCAAGCAGATGAAGGTACCGCCTGAGTCTACAGTGGCCGGTAAGCATATTGATCACCAAAGAGCACCTTCTACAGTCTAGAAGGAGAAGTTGGGCTGTAAAACTTTTAGATGGCCCCACTATGTGGAGCTTAAGCTGTCTTAGACCTTCACAACTCGACCAGGAGACCTGGAACCTCCACAGAAGCTCTTTGAGACTACCAGTACGCATACCAAGTTAACACTATTGATTAACGCAACATCAGCAAGTGCTCTCTTGCACCAGCTTAGAGCTGACTTTAGACGCTTCCAAAGCCCTTTGCACTGCTTGACTGTCAGAGCAGATAGAGATGGTCTTACCTAAGCAAGCCCTACCTATTATCTCCTGAGCACATACCAGGATCGCAAAGATCTCGGCCTGAAAGATTAATGCATAAGAGTCCAGTGCATAAGAAAGCTCTTCTGCACGCACAGAAAGCTGCCGTGGACTTCTTCACCTTGACGTCGAGATGTTCGTATCATGAAAGTTTAGAATCCAGGATCACTTCTAGGTATTTCACTGACTTGGTAACCGATACAGTGTTACCATAGAAGGTAAGCTGTTTGGTAGGTCCGATGGCCCTTCTCGGAGTAAACAGAACCACAGCAGTCGTCTCAGGATTAACCACGAGTGCCTGCTCCCGGCACCATTCCTCAACGAGCCTGAGGCTCACCTGGGCGACCTCGTGCACCATTTCCGGGAAGAGGCCCTCAATCAGTATAACTACGTCATCAGGGTAGGCTTGCGTATATACACCTTGTTCGGTCAGTCGCTAAAGAAGGCTGTCAATCACCAGGCACCACAGTAAGGGGGAGAAAACTCTTTCTCAGTACTCAGCTATCTGTCTCTGAGAAAGCAGCGCCCGGATCCACCTGACCAGGCTGCAGCCAACCCCATGCCTTTCCGCAGCATCACACATGGGATCAAAAGTAGCACAACTAAAGGCACCCTCAATATCCATAATGATACCCAGGCCATTTCAGAAATTAATAACTACAGTTGATAcaatcgtttaccttggacagcaattaaattgtaatgcagaaagtcacggcgaaattagatctaggatagagcaggctagagcggcttttagaaggatgtccaaggtgttatgtaatagagacctaaaattggcactgaggatccgcctacttcgctgctacgtgttctcggtcttactttatggtgtcgagtcctggactgtgaataaaatcgatctaaatcgccttgaggctttcgaaatgtggtgctatagaagaattttaaaagttttctgggtcgagaagattcgaaactaaacaatactagaacgtctcagcaagactactaagatcataaaaagcatcaagcagagaaaactggagtatttcggacatgtaatgaaaggtcccaaatataggttgctacaaaatatcatgcaaggaaaaatagcaggcaaatgcagtccaggacgaagaagaacctcatagTTGACATGgtatatgaagaagaagaataactataaatttaaaacaatatatgttTGCAATCAAATCTAGGTACTTAAGTCTTTATTGCACAATTTTCAATACAAATCAATTAAATAGCTATGTTTGACTTTTTAAACCCGTGCATAGTCAGGCTCAATAGACGCGAGGCTCGATCGTATCGACACTGGCATGTGTGGATGCATAAGCACGGGAACGCTCGGCTGCACATGTCGACTTTTACCGGCAACGATTTGGCATAATTTTAATACGTTTTAGCAATAATTATGAATATTacgtttttctaaataaataaaaataaaatcctaaTTTTCGGGTCTTAAAATTACGGGCCCTAGGCACGTACCTAGGTTGCCTAGGCCTTAGTCCGTTCGTGGTGGTACCCAAAGGACAACAACTACAGCGGCTACGTGTGGCCGCGCGTTTTCttgcataaaaataaagttttcgccGATAAAcccagcaaaaggcattacatgctCATCTAGAATTTCGGTAATATATCGGTGTGCATTCAACGCTCCTCTATCAATAAATACAAGATCAGTATGGCCCTCGaatgaaatgcctgcccaaaacattaccGAACCTCCTCCAAAAGCAACACGTACTCGTCGAACACAAGTAGCATATCGTTCCCCACCTCTTCTGTATGTTTTGATGCGACCATCTGAGCCATAAAGAACCATCCTggactcatcactaaacaaaacatttttccaatcttctatcgTAGAATGCTCGTGGTCTCTAGCAAACTGTAGTCGGCGTTGTCGATGTGCTGCTGTTAACAAAGGTCCTGTTGCTGGACAGCGAGCGCTTAGACCAAATTCCCTCTACCTTCTTCTCACGGTCGAAGTGCTTAAAGTCTACCCGTGAGCATTTTTAAAACGGTTTTGGATTGATCTAGCTGTAAAGAACCGATTTTGCAAAGAAGTGCGTTGTAAAGAACGGTCTTCTCTGGTCGTCGTGATTCTTCTCGGGCCTGATCCTGGTCGTCGTTCATGAGATCCAGTCTCTACGAATCGTTGGTAAATTTTTTGGACCATTAACGACTGGCTCCAAGCTGTCTGGTcacttctctttgactcattccaTTATTAATTACagtaacaatttgaacagatctaACAAATCTCTCAGccgtagtttttaatttaaaaattgcacaagttTACTATTTGAAAAACTGTTCACTAgtgaaaggtttttgaaaaacagaatagccatattccaagaaaaataaggTACAAACAACACGGGCATGATCCGAAGACGTAAAACTGGTATCAATTCTGCAAACTTATTACTCTTAATTGACCTGTCGATGCCTAAAAGATGCTAAAAGTGTTTCTGCATTGTGGGAATTTagttacaatagaataaattgtataaacttaaagttattgaaaaattcttacaAGAAGGCTTCTTTTTCGTGACGCGCAGTGtatataaatagaataaaaaattgaTCCCTACAAAGAAATTGCCCAATTGTTTGATACCAACTGGATAGAAATTGAAAGGAAAATTAAAAACATCATTTTGCAATATCGACGTGTAAGAAAGAACTAAAACAAAATGAAGAAATCTGGTGCTGCACATGCATGACAGAAATAAACACGTTTTTCAAGAAATTCAGTATCGACCAGACACAACTAAGAGTGGTTGGTTTTTAAAGACCAAACTGTACTTTGACTTTCTCTTGTCAACCAGTCGAAATTCAACTCAAACTCAACTGTACGTTTGGTGAAAAACCCGCCTTAAGCCCAAGGTTACAAGGCCCTAGCCTGACTTTTTCTaaattttgtagattttttcttGTGCATTATAGAAATATTAACAACAATATAGGAATAGAATTTTTTTGACCTCCTCTTTCATGACACCGTTGCCGCATTGACTATTTTCATAGTCAATAGTATATTTTCATAGTAATAGTATgctataataatataatagaaaaattaaCGCACAgtataaacttactttaactctTTATAAAACATGCAAAATATAAGGTGATTTCAAGATAACCAAGTACGTCGTAATTAGAATATACacattaaaaaagtaaataaaaattaatatctattattattattattatgttttgtgtacatgcattaactttaactAATATTGCTGTTTTTACATTTCCTCCATTTGGTGCTGGCTGCTTCCATTAGAACTCACTCTTTTTTATATCTCGTTAATAAGACTTAAGTGTCGGTTATTACAGgctattttggttttttattacACGTCTTCTACCTTTTATATAATTTAACGACCTTATAAATAATTAATGTTTAGTAAAATTTCCGTTACTCTACATAGTTAATCTAGTTTTGTTTACAAACAATCACTCACTAATTGCTGTGACGGAATTTATTGGTCCAGTTTATGTTTTAGACCTATAAAACCTTATCATAATGTGATTTCGGAAATCTGGTTTAATTGAGATTTTTGAATATGAATTAGACATATATGGGTAATATTTTAACATTGAATTTGGTTATAAACGTGACCCTCTACACTtctttaaaaatcatatttttcttgtttaaagTCTTTTGATTTGTTGATACTGATTTATCGCTATAAAATTTCTGGGAAGTAGGGTTTGTAAGTCGCccgagggcatatacatctattaatacccgcggtgcatacaaacttttatgtcatactagttcgttAATGCattctacaaataaatatgttctaaaatatccgaaaattcgatttcattttgacaatatatttactagtagacattctatcgtcAGTGTTATGTTGCTACGCTACGGAAATCTTATTATCTTTTTGATTGTATCTTTACGCCCCGTGCGGGCCATAAAGTACACCTTATGCCCGAGCGGGCATAAAGTACACTATAACGTaattggtaactaagcaataaaaacagaataataaactagtatgacataaaggaagaccacaacggtaggcacggcggagaagaagatcttcggtatggcgtggatggcggaagtggcatccctggattttagggattgtataaaatcaATAGTAGCGGCTGATCccagagtggacggctacgaacagcgtctgacccagagtgggcggctgaatacTAGGTCCTCCAAAAGGGGGTTTTGGCGTCAGGCGTTAGCAACCTGGCACATAGAAAAAACCTCAAGGGCTGAAAAACAAAGggcaaaatgaaaaaaacaaagattaatCCCCGGGTGGTAACCCACACCTCTGAAggagggagccccatcggatacggggggggggCAGTTTTGCTTTAAGTGAAAGAAGCCCAGCTTCAAAACTCAaccaaacaacaacaacaaaaagaaagaaaagccAGAGAAAACTCGCACTCGGCACATGGAACGTACAAGGATGGCGAACAAAAGACAAAGAGGTAATAGCGGAATTCGAAAGAATGAAACTAGATATAATGATAATGACTGAgacgaaaaagaaaggaaacggtACCGAAAAAATGGGAGAAGTCATTCACTGTTGGAGCGGAATAGATAAGAAAGAAAGGGCAAAAGCAGGAATTGCAATTATACTGAAAAAGAAATGGGAACACGCAATCGAAAACtgggaaccaataaacgaaagaaTTGCCAAGCTTAACTTAAAAGTATACGGAAGACAAATTATCTTACTAGCAGTATACGGTCCAACAGAAAACAGCTCAATTGCAGAAAAAGAACAATTCATAGAACAACTGCAAGAAGAAAtcgaaaagagaaagaagaaccaagaaataattatcgccggtgacctaaatggaagaacaggaagaaaagaaaacgacagaacagttggtagatttggagaagatataatgaacgataacggggagagattgattgagctatgcgaaataaacaacttaaagatcacaaacggcttctacaaacataaagacatacacaaatacacttggatacaagaaacaagaaaattgaggtctattattgattatgttatagtaaaccacgaaagctcgataaaaataaaagacgtgagagtaaagcgaggcgcagaatgcggcacagatcacaaactagtaatcgcttggatggaattccccttcatatggacccaacagaaaccgacccagggagagtctgaccaagttacggctccggctacacctgtcaatacgtgctcaacacaagaaaagaaattcaaaatcaatttattagaagaagactcaataaaagacctatataagcgaagattggaccaaaagctagaagagtttcggtatgaatcattagaacaaacatacgaacacataaaaacctgcatgaagacagcagccctagaagctcttggagaagcggaccaaaaatacacccaccaaactacgaaattaaccgaagacacactaacatgcataaaagagaaaaaagaacttcatataaaatacctgaacacaaaaaactatgaggacttggaactatacagaaaaaaaaataaagaagtgaaaagaaaagtagcaaatgaaaaaaatgaaagatgggaaaaaacatgcacagagatagaacagcacataggaggaacgagaaattcagagtcatggcgcatcttaaagtcgctccaaagaaataagacagagaaaatcaagatcggtcaaatcaaagaaaacgaatggcaagaatactataaaaaattgctaaccgaagaccgccccgaattcaaacaatcagaaatagacggaatagaaatctacacacatgacgaaatcgaattaagcctagctgaggtaaaaagaacgatcaaaactctaaagaacaaaaaagcagaaggtcccggcggaataccaaatgaattgataaaaaacggatcggaaaagttattccgtatgatacataaaatgtttgagagagcactgaatggagaagacttaccggcagaatggacccaagcatatatgacatcaatatacaagaaaggaaatagaaaaaactgcgaaaactatcggggaatcagcattatatcgtctataggcagactgtatggaaagaccataaaggaaaaattagaaatatatgtacaagataaaatcggagaagaccaggcaggtttcacagcggggaaagcatgcttagatcacatttacacggtcgaacaactaatagaaaaaagaatggccaaaaatagatccgtccatctggcttttgttgatcttaagaaggcatatgactcaatacctagaaccaagctatgggaagcaatggaaaacatcgaagttccacgaagattaataaacgcggtaaaagcactctacaagaataacgaagtagctatcaaaacgggcaatagaatatgcagtccatttaagacgacaaagggactac is a genomic window containing:
- the LOC140432217 gene encoding uncharacterized protein, which codes for MVLYGSDGRIKTYRRGGERYATCVRRVRVAFGGGSVMFWAGISFEGHTDLVFIDRGALNAHRYITEILDEHVMPFAGFIGENFIFMQENARPHVAAVVVVLWVPPRTD